A genomic region of Clarias gariepinus isolate MV-2021 ecotype Netherlands chromosome 23, CGAR_prim_01v2, whole genome shotgun sequence contains the following coding sequences:
- the LOC128511269 gene encoding somatostatin receptor type 5, whose amino-acid sequence MWDSVISMDVGVMDNFTESGNNENISDAVGPTVVEQVLVPILDTFILVTGMVGHILVIIIILRTMKGAHAGLYHANTKGTDILLLNLSVADIFLLSCVPYHTVAIATRHWLFGSFMCKAVSFMGATCTSASAFTLAALAFSRYLIVVHPTKAYRWRRSRHLKIATVVLWVPAIILGIPQFVWRTLISGSELRSTREDLICFSFLSDQGQIAYGICHFLLAFLFPLVIITLAYGKIYHFLHKTRQNRQTNQMDRLEQYQTQVTHTSVLLVLAFVLCWLPSYGLMLVQLAYQATGTGPLPRFGPFATFARVMATSSTVANPILYVFMSQKFRKELKKLVRKSDS is encoded by the coding sequence ATGTGGGATTCTGTGATTAGCATGGATGTCGGTGTCATGGATAACTTTACAGAATCAGGTAATAATGAGAACATCAGTGATGCTGTAGGGCCCACTGTTGTCGAACAAGTGCTTGTCCCTATACTGGACACCTTCATCCTAGTGACTGGAATGGTTGGACACATCctggtcatcatcatcatcttgcgAACAATGAAAGGAGCACATGCTGGACTCTATCACGCTAACACAAAAGGAACCGACATCCTCCTTCTGAATTTAAGTGTAGCAGATATCTTCCTCCTGTCCTGCGTACCCTACCACACCGTCGCCATAGCGACCAGACATTGGCTCTTTGGAAGCTTCATGTGCAAAGCGGTCAGCTTCATGGGAGCCACCTGTACCTCTGCTAGTGCCTTTACGCTAGCCGCGCTAGCTTTTAGTCGCTATTTGATTGTGGTTCACCCAACCAAAGCGTACCGTTGGCGCAGGAGCAGGCATTTAAAAATCGCTACTGTGGTTCTGTGGGTCCCGGCGATCATCTTGGGGATTCCACAGTTCGTTTGGAGGACGCTAATCTCAGGGAGCGAATTGCGCTCCACCAGGGAGGatttaatatgtttcagcttcCTGTCTGACCAGGGCCAGATAGCGTACGGCATTTGCCACTTTTTACTCGCCTTCCTTTTTCCGCTAGTGATCATCACGCTAGCTTATGGCAAGATATATCACTTTCTGCACAAAACCAGGCAGAACCGTCAAACCAACCAGATGGACCGGTTAGAACAGTACCAGACGCAAGTGACCCACACGTCAGTTCTGCTGGTTCTGGCTTTTGTCTTGTGCTGGCTGCCTTCCTATGGACTGATGCTGGTTCAGCTCGCGTATCAGGCCACAGGGACCGGGCCTTTGCCCAGATTTGGACCGTTTGCTACGTTTGCTCGCGTCATGGCCACTTCATCAACCGTCGCAAACCCCATCCTGTACGTCTTCATGTCACAAAAATTCAGAAAGGAACTTAAGAAACTCGTGAGAAAGAGTGACTCCTAA